A region of Subdoligranulum variabile DNA encodes the following proteins:
- a CDS encoding fumarate hydratase has product MRELSADIIRDAVEALCIEANTSLPTDVKAALDRAESAEPWPLAKETLGLLQKNLCVAAEQELPICQDTGMACVFLELGQDVHIDGDLNAAVDEGVRRGYEKAYLRKSITADPLQRVNTGDNTPAFLTVHLVPGSGCKITVAPKGAGSENMSRLAMLKPADGVQGVKDFVLETVKQAGANPCPPIVLGIGIGGSFDHCAALAKKALLRPLDQPNADPYYAALEQELLDAINATGFGPQGFGGATTCLGVSIEQRPTHVACLPVAVNMSCHVTRRASREV; this is encoded by the coding sequence ATTCGGGAACTGAGCGCTGACATCATCCGGGACGCCGTGGAGGCGCTGTGTATTGAAGCCAACACCAGTCTGCCCACCGATGTCAAAGCAGCACTGGACCGGGCGGAATCTGCGGAGCCCTGGCCGTTGGCCAAGGAAACGCTGGGCCTTCTGCAGAAAAACCTCTGCGTGGCGGCGGAACAGGAATTGCCCATCTGTCAGGATACCGGTATGGCCTGCGTCTTTTTGGAACTGGGCCAGGATGTACACATCGACGGTGACTTGAACGCTGCGGTAGATGAAGGTGTGCGCCGTGGGTATGAGAAGGCGTACCTGCGCAAGTCCATCACGGCGGACCCGCTGCAGCGTGTCAACACGGGGGACAATACGCCGGCTTTTCTGACAGTACACCTGGTGCCGGGCAGCGGCTGCAAAATCACCGTGGCACCCAAAGGCGCTGGCAGCGAGAACATGAGCCGTCTGGCCATGCTCAAGCCCGCCGATGGAGTACAAGGTGTCAAGGATTTTGTATTAGAGACGGTGAAGCAGGCAGGGGCCAATCCCTGCCCGCCCATCGTGCTGGGCATCGGAATTGGCGGCAGCTTCGATCATTGTGCTGCGCTGGCCAAAAAGGCGTTGCTGCGCCCGTTGGACCAGCCCAACGCCGACCCGTACTATGCCGCGCTGGAGCAGGAACTGCTGGATGCCATCAACGCCACAGGATTTGGTCCGCAGGGGTTCGGTGGGGCGACCACCTGCCTGGGAGTCTCCATTGAGCAGCGGCCTACCCATGTGGCCTGTCTGCCGGTGGCCGTCAACATGAGCTGTCATGTAACGCGGCGGGCCAGCCGGGAGGTGTAA
- a CDS encoding adenylosuccinate synthase: MLTAITGINWGDEGKGRMVDLLSQDYDIVARYQGGDNAGHTVKNERGKFILNLIPSGILRPEVVCVMGGGMVIDPEHLEKEIASLTEKGIEISPANLKISDRATITMPFHVAQDGLEEERLSKTGAQFGSTKRGIAYTYGDKYMKKTLRMGDLCHMDEGVKKRLATIVESKNLTMVNIYGQKPVSVEEMWAWCEHYAKVFAPYICDVGQYLAEADEAGKKIMFEAQLGALRDIDFGIYPYTSSSNTIGAYAPIGAGIPGHKLNLSIGIMKAYSSCVGEGPFTTELAMTEEEKNVLREHGHEYGAATGRPRRVGPFDAVASRYGVQCQGCDELAVTLLDVLDYMEEVPIVTQYRLSDGSLTTRFPMGKTLDDAQPVVEKMPGWHCDITGVRKFEDLPVEAQNYVKRLEELVGCKIKYISVGPERDACIVRD, translated from the coding sequence ATGCTTACTGCAATCACCGGTATCAACTGGGGCGACGAGGGCAAGGGCCGCATGGTGGACCTGCTCAGCCAGGACTATGACATTGTTGCGCGCTATCAGGGCGGCGACAACGCCGGCCACACCGTCAAGAACGAACGCGGCAAGTTCATTCTGAACCTGATCCCGTCGGGCATTCTGCGTCCCGAGGTCGTCTGCGTCATGGGTGGCGGCATGGTCATTGACCCCGAACATCTCGAGAAGGAGATCGCCTCCCTCACCGAGAAGGGCATCGAGATCAGCCCGGCCAACCTGAAAATCTCTGACCGCGCCACCATCACCATGCCGTTCCATGTCGCCCAGGACGGTCTGGAGGAAGAACGTCTGTCCAAGACCGGTGCCCAGTTCGGTTCCACCAAGCGCGGCATCGCCTACACCTACGGCGACAAATACATGAAGAAGACGCTGCGCATGGGGGATCTGTGCCATATGGATGAGGGCGTCAAAAAGCGCCTGGCCACCATTGTGGAGTCCAAGAACCTGACCATGGTGAACATCTATGGCCAGAAGCCCGTCAGTGTTGAAGAAATGTGGGCCTGGTGCGAGCACTACGCCAAGGTCTTTGCTCCGTACATCTGCGATGTGGGCCAGTATCTGGCTGAGGCGGATGAGGCCGGCAAGAAGATCATGTTCGAGGCCCAGCTGGGGGCTCTGCGCGACATCGATTTCGGCATTTATCCCTATACTTCTTCTTCCAACACCATCGGTGCCTACGCGCCCATCGGTGCAGGGATCCCTGGCCACAAGCTGAACCTCTCCATCGGTATCATGAAGGCCTATTCTTCCTGTGTCGGCGAAGGCCCCTTCACCACCGAGCTGGCCATGACCGAGGAGGAAAAGAACGTCCTGCGTGAGCACGGCCATGAGTATGGCGCAGCCACCGGCCGTCCGCGCCGCGTCGGTCCTTTCGACGCAGTGGCCAGCCGCTACGGCGTCCAGTGCCAGGGCTGTGATGAACTGGCGGTAACCCTGCTGGATGTGCTGGACTACATGGAGGAAGTGCCCATTGTTACCCAGTACCGTCTGTCCGACGGCAGCCTGACCACCCGTTTCCCCATGGGCAAGACGCTGGATGATGCCCAGCCTGTAGTGGAGAAGATGCCCGGCTGGCACTGCGACATCACCGGCGTGCGCAAGTTCGAGGATCTGCCCGTCGAGGCGCAGAACTACGTCAAGCGCCTGGAAGAGCTGGTGGGCTGCAAGATCAAGTACATTTCCGTTGGTCCCGAGCGCGATGCCTGCATCGTCCGTGACTGA
- the metA gene encoding homoserine O-acetyltransferase MetA produces MPLIIPKELPAYDELSRENVFVMHRERAQSQNIRPLRILILNLMPTKIVTETQLARLLANSPLQVQITLLKTATHDASHTSPEHMQAFYKTFDEIKNERFDGMIITGAPLEDLDYQDVDYWDELCTIMDYTKKNVYSTIHLCWGALAGLYYHFGIPTVHLPQKMFGVFEHRVTRPSNPLVRGFDEVFYAPHSRWAGLDRAAIDACPDLRILAESDVAGPMLLSTESGRQIFVIGHPEYDKYTLDAEYKRDVAAGKPINIPCNYYPDDDPSRDPLFRWRAHGYLLYTNWLNYYVYQDTPYDLSQLEALKK; encoded by the coding sequence ATGCCGCTGATTATCCCCAAAGAACTGCCCGCCTATGACGAGCTTTCCCGGGAAAATGTCTTTGTCATGCACCGCGAGCGTGCGCAGAGTCAGAACATCCGTCCTCTGCGCATCCTGATTCTCAACCTGATGCCCACCAAGATCGTCACCGAGACCCAGCTGGCCCGTCTTCTGGCCAACAGCCCGCTGCAGGTGCAGATCACCCTGCTGAAAACTGCCACCCACGATGCGTCGCATACCTCCCCTGAGCATATGCAGGCGTTTTACAAGACCTTTGACGAGATCAAGAATGAGCGGTTTGACGGCATGATCATCACCGGTGCGCCGTTGGAAGATCTGGACTACCAGGACGTGGACTACTGGGACGAGCTGTGCACGATCATGGACTACACCAAGAAAAACGTCTATTCCACGATCCACCTGTGCTGGGGTGCCCTGGCAGGACTGTATTATCACTTTGGAATTCCCACGGTGCATCTGCCGCAGAAGATGTTCGGTGTCTTTGAGCACCGGGTGACCCGTCCTTCCAATCCGCTGGTGCGCGGTTTCGACGAGGTATTTTACGCGCCTCACAGCCGGTGGGCCGGCCTGGACCGGGCCGCCATCGATGCCTGTCCCGATCTGCGCATCCTGGCGGAGAGCGACGTGGCCGGGCCCATGCTGCTGTCCACCGAATCGGGCCGTCAGATCTTTGTCATCGGGCATCCCGAGTATGACAAATACACGCTGGATGCCGAGTACAAGCGCGACGTGGCAGCCGGCAAGCCCATCAACATTCCCTGCAACTACTACCCCGACGACGACCCCAGCCGGGATCCTTTGTTCCGCTGGCGTGCCCACGGGTATCTCTTGTACACCAACTGGCTCAACTATTA
- a CDS encoding Fe-S-containing hydro-lyase yields MQYVLQTPLQKSDLAPLHAGDTVLLSGVVYTARDAAHARMMELLDAGRELPFPIEGAAIYYVGPTPERPGCAIGAAGPTTSGRMDAYTPRLLDLGLACMIGKGKRSQAVKDSVVKNGAVYLAAIGGAGALMARSVESCEIIAWPDLGCEAVRRLVVKDFPLTVLLDPHGGDLYESGPAAYLASLQ; encoded by the coding sequence ATGCAGTACGTTTTGCAGACCCCGCTTCAAAAATCTGACCTGGCACCGCTGCACGCGGGGGATACGGTGCTGCTTTCCGGCGTAGTATATACGGCGCGAGATGCCGCCCATGCACGGATGATGGAATTGCTGGATGCAGGCAGGGAACTGCCGTTCCCCATCGAGGGGGCTGCGATCTATTATGTGGGCCCCACGCCGGAGCGTCCCGGTTGTGCCATCGGCGCGGCGGGGCCTACGACCTCCGGCCGCATGGATGCCTATACGCCGCGGCTGCTGGATCTGGGGCTTGCCTGCATGATTGGCAAAGGAAAGCGCAGCCAGGCAGTGAAGGATTCTGTGGTGAAAAATGGTGCAGTTTATCTGGCGGCAATCGGCGGTGCCGGCGCGCTCATGGCACGCAGCGTGGAAAGCTGTGAAATTATTGCCTGGCCGGATCTCGGCTGTGAGGCGGTGCGCCGTCTGGTGGTGAAGGACTTCCCGCTGACGGTACTGCTGGATCCT
- a CDS encoding O-acetylhomoserine aminocarboxypropyltransferase/cysteine synthase family protein has protein sequence MSQNYSINTLCVQGGYHPGNGEPRQIPIVQSTTFKYDSSDEMGKLFDLEASGYFYSRLQNPTCDTVAAKITELEGGTAGMLTSSGQAANFFALFNLCNAGDHIVSSSSIYGGTFNLIAVTMAKMGITATFVSPDCTEEELDAAFTPNTKVVFGETIANPALTVLDIEKFAAAAHRHGVPLVVDNTFATPVNCRPLSWGADIVTHSTTKYMDGHGGCVGGAIVDGGKFDWMAHADKFPGLTTPDESYHGITYAERFGKEGAFITKATAQLMRDLGCVQSPMSAYMLNLGLESLHVRMARHCENGQAVAEFLASHPKIAYVNYCGLPGDKYHALAQKYLPNGSCGVVSFGVKGGREAAANFMAHLKVAAIETHVADARTCCLHPASSTHRQMNDEQLIAAGVQPDLVRMSCGLEDKRDLIADIEQALAQI, from the coding sequence ATGAGTCAGAATTATTCCATCAATACCCTGTGCGTACAGGGCGGTTATCATCCCGGCAACGGCGAACCGCGCCAGATTCCCATTGTGCAGAGCACGACCTTCAAGTACGACAGTTCCGACGAGATGGGCAAGCTGTTTGACCTCGAGGCCAGCGGCTATTTCTATTCCCGCCTGCAGAACCCCACCTGCGACACCGTCGCCGCCAAGATTACCGAACTGGAAGGCGGCACCGCGGGTATGCTGACCAGCTCCGGTCAGGCAGCCAACTTCTTTGCACTGTTCAACCTCTGCAACGCAGGAGACCACATCGTTTCCTCCAGCTCCATTTACGGCGGCACATTCAATCTGATCGCCGTCACCATGGCCAAGATGGGCATCACCGCCACCTTTGTCTCCCCTGACTGCACTGAGGAAGAGCTGGACGCCGCCTTCACCCCCAACACCAAGGTAGTCTTCGGCGAAACCATCGCCAACCCCGCCCTGACCGTGCTGGACATTGAAAAGTTTGCTGCCGCGGCCCATCGCCACGGCGTGCCCCTGGTAGTGGACAACACCTTTGCCACGCCGGTCAACTGCCGTCCTCTCTCCTGGGGTGCCGACATCGTGACCCACTCCACCACCAAATACATGGACGGCCATGGCGGCTGCGTGGGCGGTGCCATCGTGGACGGCGGCAAGTTTGACTGGATGGCCCATGCCGACAAGTTCCCCGGCCTGACCACCCCCGACGAGAGCTATCACGGCATCACCTATGCCGAGCGCTTCGGCAAGGAAGGCGCCTTCATCACCAAGGCGACCGCCCAACTGATGCGCGACCTAGGCTGTGTGCAGAGCCCTATGAGCGCCTACATGCTGAACCTGGGCCTGGAAAGCCTGCATGTGCGGATGGCCCGCCACTGCGAGAACGGTCAGGCTGTGGCTGAGTTCCTGGCTTCTCATCCCAAAATCGCCTATGTGAACTACTGCGGTCTGCCCGGCGACAAGTACCACGCCCTGGCCCAGAAGTATCTGCCCAACGGCTCCTGCGGCGTCGTCAGCTTTGGCGTCAAGGGCGGCCGTGAGGCGGCTGCCAACTTCATGGCCCATCTGAAAGTGGCCGCCATCGAGACCCATGTGGCCGATGCCCGCACCTGCTGCCTGCATCCCGCGAGCAGCACCCACCGCCAGATGAACGATGAGCAGCTCATCGCCGCCGGCGTACAGCCCGATCTGGTCCGCATGAGCTGCGGTCTGGAGGACAAGCGCGACCTCATTGCCGACATCGAGCAGGCACTGGCGCAGATCTGA
- a CDS encoding cation diffusion facilitator family transporter has protein sequence MVDLLIRTFIKNHENTANRAVRTAYGNLACIVSVVCNLLLFAGKTAVGTLAGSVSITADGMNNLSDASSNLVSLVGFKLGSRPADSEHPYGHARYEYLAGLAVSVMILVIGVELFKESFAKVLHPTDVQFGWLTVAVLVASILVKLWMSVLNRKIGRTIQSETLMATAADARNDVITTATVLVASVLTFVTGFNRIDGIMGLGVAAFILYSGIQLVRDTIDPILGAAPDPELVEHIEKKALGYPGVLGIHDLMIHDYGPGNRLVSFHIEMDAKGDVMQSHDVIDTIEKDLLVQDGMIATIHYDPIVTGNAHVDEIRRFLAEKVAELEPEANIHDLRIVPGPSHTNVIFDCAVPAEYIADKQRRGAKLVAGLRTAVQQKWPDHFCVIKLEPEYAPSVHKEN, from the coding sequence TTGGTAGATCTGCTGATCCGTACTTTCATCAAAAATCATGAGAACACTGCCAACCGTGCCGTGCGCACGGCCTACGGCAATCTGGCATGTATTGTCAGCGTCGTCTGTAACTTGCTGCTTTTCGCCGGAAAAACGGCTGTCGGCACGCTGGCAGGCAGTGTTTCCATTACCGCAGACGGCATGAACAACTTGTCAGATGCCAGTTCCAACCTTGTGAGTCTCGTGGGCTTCAAACTGGGCTCGCGCCCCGCGGATTCCGAGCATCCCTACGGTCATGCCCGGTATGAATACCTGGCGGGGCTGGCGGTTTCGGTGATGATACTTGTCATCGGCGTGGAACTGTTCAAGGAGAGTTTTGCCAAGGTACTGCATCCCACCGATGTGCAGTTCGGCTGGCTGACGGTGGCCGTGCTTGTCGCCTCCATCCTTGTCAAACTGTGGATGAGCGTGCTGAACCGCAAAATCGGCCGTACCATCCAGTCCGAAACCTTGATGGCTACCGCTGCGGACGCCCGCAACGATGTGATCACCACGGCTACGGTTCTGGTGGCCTCGGTGCTGACGTTTGTGACCGGCTTTAACCGCATTGATGGCATCATGGGCCTGGGCGTGGCGGCGTTCATCCTGTACAGCGGCATCCAGCTGGTGCGGGATACCATTGACCCGATCCTTGGCGCTGCTCCGGACCCGGAACTGGTGGAGCACATCGAAAAAAAGGCGCTGGGCTATCCCGGTGTACTCGGTATCCATGACCTGATGATCCATGACTATGGTCCCGGCAACCGCCTGGTCAGCTTCCATATCGAGATGGATGCAAAAGGGGATGTGATGCAGAGCCACGACGTCATTGATACCATTGAGAAGGATCTTCTGGTGCAGGACGGGATGATTGCCACGATCCACTATGATCCCATCGTGACCGGCAACGCCCATGTGGATGAGATCCGTCGTTTCCTGGCGGAAAAGGTGGCGGAACTGGAGCCGGAAGCCAACATCCACGACCTGCGCATTGTGCCGGGACCCTCCCATACCAACGTGATTTTTGACTGCGCAGTTCCGGCAGAATATATTGCCGACAAACAGCGCCGCGGCGCCAAACTGGTGGCGGGCCTGCGCACCGCCGTACAGCAGAAATGGCCGGATCATTTCTGCGTCATCAAACTGGAACCTGAGTACGCACCTTCCGTACATAAGGAAAACTAA
- a CDS encoding NAD(P)-dependent malic enzyme, translated as MDYNQAALELHAKGPGKLTVQSLVPCKDKDALSTAYTPGVAEPCRKIVANPDDVYTYTLKGRTVAVVTNGTAVLGLGNIGPEAGLPVMEGKCVLFKEFGGVDAFPICLNAKTKEEVVAAVKAIAPTFGGINLEDIRSPECFEIEAELERDLDIPVFHDDQHGTAIIVLAGVLNALKVVGKRIEDVRIVQNGPGAAGTAIIHMLQVAGARHIIAVDEHGILVPGRPEGLDGHKAKLAEETNPEKLSGGLAEAIRGADVFIGTSIAGALTPELAATMAPDAIVFAMANPTPEIMPDQAKAAGIRVIGTGRSDFPNQVNNVLAFPGIFKGALSVRARDINPAMKMAAAKAIAGLIPDEELNEENILPKAFDPRVPEAVAAAVAQAARESGVARV; from the coding sequence ATGGACTACAATCAAGCCGCTCTCGAACTGCACGCCAAAGGCCCCGGCAAACTGACGGTGCAGAGTCTGGTCCCCTGCAAGGATAAGGACGCGCTCTCTACGGCTTACACGCCGGGCGTAGCCGAACCCTGCCGCAAGATCGTGGCCAACCCCGACGACGTCTACACCTACACGCTCAAGGGCCGGACGGTGGCTGTGGTGACCAACGGTACTGCGGTACTGGGCCTGGGCAACATCGGCCCCGAAGCCGGCCTGCCGGTTATGGAGGGCAAATGTGTGCTGTTCAAAGAATTCGGCGGTGTGGATGCTTTCCCCATCTGCCTGAATGCCAAAACCAAGGAGGAAGTGGTTGCGGCCGTCAAGGCCATCGCACCTACTTTCGGCGGGATCAATCTGGAAGATATCCGCAGCCCGGAGTGCTTCGAAATCGAGGCAGAACTGGAACGGGATCTGGATATCCCGGTCTTCCATGACGATCAGCACGGTACGGCCATCATTGTGCTGGCCGGCGTTCTCAATGCCCTGAAAGTGGTGGGCAAGCGCATCGAAGATGTGCGCATTGTGCAAAATGGCCCCGGTGCCGCCGGAACTGCCATCATTCATATGCTGCAGGTGGCGGGGGCCAGGCATATTATTGCCGTGGATGAACATGGCATTCTGGTGCCGGGTCGCCCCGAAGGACTGGACGGTCATAAGGCAAAGCTGGCGGAGGAAACCAACCCTGAAAAACTCAGCGGCGGTCTGGCGGAAGCCATCCGCGGTGCGGACGTCTTTATCGGAACTTCCATTGCGGGGGCGTTGACGCCGGAACTTGCCGCGACGATGGCCCCTGACGCCATTGTTTTTGCCATGGCCAACCCCACGCCGGAGATCATGCCCGACCAGGCGAAGGCAGCGGGTATCCGGGTCATCGGCACCGGCCGCTCGGATTTCCCCAATCAGGTCAACAACGTCCTGGCATTCCCGGGCATTTTCAAGGGCGCGCTGTCGGTGCGGGCACGGGACATCAACCCGGCCATGAAGATGGCAGCCGCCAAGGCCATTGCCGGTCTGATTCCCGATGAAGAGCTGAACGAGGAAAACATTCTGCCCAAGGCGTTTGATCCCCGTGTGCCCGAAGCGGTGGCAGCGGCGGTAGCCCAGGCGGCCCGGGAAAGCGGTGTGGCACGGGTATGA